The region CTCGAGTTCACCTCGCCGCAGACGCTGGTTGCCTTTGCTCTTGGCATCACGCTGTTCTGCATCACGCTTTGCCTCAACATCTATGCGCTCTACATCGTGCGCAAATACCGGGAGCAGTACGAATGACGGATATTGTTTCTCCCACAACAGGCGTCACCATCTCCAAGGCGCCGGCGCGCCGCGATATCGGCATCAAGCGCCGCTACGCCGCCGAGCGCCGGTTCCAGGCCTATGGCATCGCCGCCATCGCCTTCGGCCTCGTCTTCCTGTTCATCCTGCTGTGGACCGTGATCGGCAAAGGCTACACCGCCTTTCAGCAGACGGCGATCACCCTGCCGATCGAATTTTCCGAGAAGACGATCGACCCCAGCAACAAGCGTGCGACCGACCCTTCGGTGCTGATCGCCGCCAACTATCCGGTTCTGCTGCGCGATGCGATCGTCAAGCAGCTGAATATCAACGCCTCGAGTAAGCCTGACGTGCGCGATGCATCCGCCATGCTTTCCAAGGGGGCGCCGATCCAGCTGCGCGACATGGTCGTCGCCGACCCGTCGATCATCGGCAAGACGGTCAATGTCACCGTGCTCGCCGACGCCAATGTCGACAGCGCCAACAAGGGCCAGATCGATCTTTCGGTCGATGAGAAGAACCGCAAGGTCAACGACAAGCAGGTTGGCTGGATGAACGAGCTGAAGGCGAGCGGCGCTCTGCACAAGCAGTTCAACACCGGCCTCTTCGTCAACGGCAATTCCAGCCGTCCGGAGGCCGCGGGCCTTGGCGTCGCCCTCATCGGCTCGCTCTACCTGATGCTGATCGTGCTGGTGCTCGCTCTGCCGATCGGCGTTGCCGCCTCGATCTATCTCGAGGAGTTTGCGCCGAAGAACCGGTTGACGGATCTGATCGAGGTCAACATCAACAATCTCGCCGCGGTTCCCTCGATCGTCTATGGTCTGCTCGGCCTTTCCGTCTTCATCAACTTCGTCGGCCTGCCGCGTTCGGCGTCGCTGGTCGGCGGCCTGGTGCTGACGCTGATGACCCTGCCGACGATCATCATCGCGACGCGCGCGGCATTGCGCGCCGTGCCGCCGTCGATCCGCGCCGCAGCCCTCGGCCTCGGCGCGTCGAAGATGCAGATGGTGTTTCACCATGTTCTGCCGCTCGCCATGCCCGGCATCCTCACCGGCACGATCATCGGCCTGGCGCACGCGCTCGGCGAAACCGCGCCGCTGCTCCTGATCGGCATGGTCGCCTTCGTCGCCAACGCGCCGATGACACCGCTCGATCCCTCGACGGCCCTGCCGGTGCAGGTCTATATGTGGGCCAACGAGGCCGAACGGGCCTTCGTCGAGCGTACTTCGGGTGCCATCATCGTCCTGCTCCTGTTCCTGATCGTCATGAACATGGGCGCCATTCTCTTGCGTCGTCGCTTCGAGCGCCGCTGGTAAACGGAGTTACAAGATCATGAACATGTTGACGGAAGCTGCAGTTGAAAAGGCGCTGGATCAGAAGATGAGCAACGTCCCGTATAAGATGATCGGCCAGGATGTCTCGGTTTACTACGGCGAAAAGCGCGCGCTTTTCGATGTGAACCTGAACATTCGCGAAAACACCGTAACCGCGCTGATCGGCCCGTCGGGCTGCGGCAAGTCGACCTTTCTGCGGAGCCTCAACCGCATGAACGACACGATCGACGGCTGCCGCGTCGCCGGCAAGATCACGCTGGACGGCGACGATATCTATGATCCCGATATCGATGTCGTCGAACTGCGCGCCCGCGTCGGCATGGTCTTCCAGAAGCCGAACCCGTTCCCGAAGACGATCTACGAAAACGTCTCCTACGGCCCGCGCATCCATGGCCTTGCCAAGTCGAAGGCCGATCTCGACCAGATCGTCGAGACCAGCCTGCAGCGCGCCGGCCTCTGGAACGAGGTCAAGGACCGCGTGCATGAATCCGGCACCGGCCTCTCCGGCGGTCAGCAGCAGCGCCTCTGCATTGCCCGTGCCGTCGCCGTCAGCCCCGAAGTCATCCTGATGGACGAGCCCTGCTCGGCGCTCGACCCGATCGCCACCGCCAAGGTCGAGGAGCTGATCCACGAACTGCGCGAAAATTACACGATCGTCATCGTCACCCACTCCATGCAGCAGGCCGCGCGCGTCTCGCAGCGCACCGCCATGTTCCACCTCGGCAATCTGGTCGAGGAGAACGACACCGACAAGATGTTCACCAATCCCGACGATCCGCGCACCCAGGACTATATCATGGGCCGCTTCGGCTGATTTTGGCGTCACCAAGCCTTCCCGTTATTCGAGGATAAAGCCCCATGGCATCGACACATATTTATTCTGCCTATGATGATGATCTGAAGTTCCTGTCCCGGCGGATTTCCGAAATGGGCGGCCTGGCCGAGCAGATGGTCGCCGAATCCGTCCGGGCGCTGGTCAACGGTGATACGGCGCTGGCCCAGAAGGTCATTTCCGACGACGTGATCCTCGATCACGCCGAGCGTGAAATCGGCGACAAGGCGATCGTCACCATCGCCCGCCGCCAGCCGATGGCCGCCGACCTGCGCGAAATCATGGGTTCGATCCGCATCGCCGCCGATCTCGAACGCGTCGGCGACCTCGGAAAGAACACCGCCAAGCGCGTCATCGCCGTGCAGAGCACCGGCGTTCCCCGCAAGCTGGCCCGCGGCCTCGAGCATCTGTCCGAGCTGGCGCTCGTCCAGCTCAAGGAAGTGCTCGACGTCTACACGACACGCGCCGCCGACAAGGCGAGTGCGATCCGCGAGCGCGACAACGAGATCGACGCGATGTACACCTCGCTGTTCCGCGAGCTCCTGACCTACATGATGGAAGATCCGCGCAACATCACCAGCTGCACGCATCTTCTCTTCTGCGCCAAGAACATCGAGCGCATCGGCGACCACGCCACCAACATCGCCGAGACCATCTATTACATGGCTACCGG is a window of Rhizobium sp. N324 DNA encoding:
- the pstA gene encoding phosphate ABC transporter permease PstA; translation: MTDIVSPTTGVTISKAPARRDIGIKRRYAAERRFQAYGIAAIAFGLVFLFILLWTVIGKGYTAFQQTAITLPIEFSEKTIDPSNKRATDPSVLIAANYPVLLRDAIVKQLNINASSKPDVRDASAMLSKGAPIQLRDMVVADPSIIGKTVNVTVLADANVDSANKGQIDLSVDEKNRKVNDKQVGWMNELKASGALHKQFNTGLFVNGNSSRPEAAGLGVALIGSLYLMLIVLVLALPIGVAASIYLEEFAPKNRLTDLIEVNINNLAAVPSIVYGLLGLSVFINFVGLPRSASLVGGLVLTLMTLPTIIIATRAALRAVPPSIRAAALGLGASKMQMVFHHVLPLAMPGILTGTIIGLAHALGETAPLLLIGMVAFVANAPMTPLDPSTALPVQVYMWANEAERAFVERTSGAIIVLLLFLIVMNMGAILLRRRFERRW
- the pstB gene encoding phosphate ABC transporter ATP-binding protein PstB, whose translation is MNMLTEAAVEKALDQKMSNVPYKMIGQDVSVYYGEKRALFDVNLNIRENTVTALIGPSGCGKSTFLRSLNRMNDTIDGCRVAGKITLDGDDIYDPDIDVVELRARVGMVFQKPNPFPKTIYENVSYGPRIHGLAKSKADLDQIVETSLQRAGLWNEVKDRVHESGTGLSGGQQQRLCIARAVAVSPEVILMDEPCSALDPIATAKVEELIHELRENYTIVIVTHSMQQAARVSQRTAMFHLGNLVEENDTDKMFTNPDDPRTQDYIMGRFG
- the phoU gene encoding phosphate signaling complex protein PhoU, with product MASTHIYSAYDDDLKFLSRRISEMGGLAEQMVAESVRALVNGDTALAQKVISDDVILDHAEREIGDKAIVTIARRQPMAADLREIMGSIRIAADLERVGDLGKNTAKRVIAVQSTGVPRKLARGLEHLSELALVQLKEVLDVYTTRAADKASAIRERDNEIDAMYTSLFRELLTYMMEDPRNITSCTHLLFCAKNIERIGDHATNIAETIYYMATGAQPEGDRPKDDSANTVGAVTE